The genomic segment GCTGCGGCCTGGCGGTCCGCTTCGGCGGCCTGCCGAGCGGCGGTTGTCGCCGCTTCGGCCGCGGCCGCGGCCTGGCGGGCGTCGGCGGCTTCGTTCAGAATGCGATCCCGCTCGCGCACCAGCCGGTCCACGGCGCTTTCCTGCTCTTGCAGCAGGACGCGCGCCCGCCCGGTGATCTCCTCGGGCAGTGCCAGCCGCTGGGCGATGTCGATGGCGTGGCTTTCGCCGCTGCGGCCCAACTGCAGCTGGTGGGTCGGGCGCAGGGCCTCGACGTCGAAGCGCATGCTGGCGACCTGCACGCCGGGGCGATTCAGGGCGTAGTGCTTGAGGGCCTCCAGATGGGTGGTGATCAGGCTCAGGCTGTTGCGCTGGCACAGGGCTTCGGCCACGGCCGTGCCCAGGGCCCCGCCCTCGCGCGGGTCGGTGCCGGAGCCGAGCTCGTCCAGGAGCACCAGGCTGTCGGCGTCGGCCTGCTCCAGCACCAGCCGCAGCCGCAGCAGCTGGGCGGAAAAGGTGGAGAGGTTGTGCTCGATGCTCTGCTCGTCGCCGATGACGGTCAGGATGCGGCCGAACCAGCCGCAGCGCCCCCGGGCGGGAATGGGCAGGCCCAGGTAGGCCATGACGTGCACGAGGCCCACGCTTTTCAGGAGGACGGTCTTGCCGCCAGTGTTGGGACCGGTGACGATCAGCTGGCGCAGCGCCTCGCCCAGCGCCAGATCGGCGGGCACCACTTGGCCCGGTCCCAGCTGCAGGCAGAGCAGGGGGTGGCGCAAGGTGCGCAGATCGAAGGCCGGGCGGGCGTCGATCTCGGGCAGCTCGCCGCCGTAGCCGCGCGCCAGCAGCAGGCCGGCGCGCACGCCGTCGAGGCGGCCGATCTCCGTCAGCATGGGCAGCAGGGCGGGCGCGGCCTCGCCGACGGCGGCGGTGAGCGCTCGCAGGATGCGCACCACTTCCGCGCGCTCGTCCTGCTGCTGGGTAATCAACTGGTTGTTGAGGTCGATGACGTCCAGCGGTTCGATGAAGAGGGTTTCGCCGCTGGCGGAGCGGTCATGGACGATGCCCTTGACGCGGCCCTTGTGGGTGGCGCGCAGGGGCAGCACGTAGCGCTCGGCGCGCAGGGTGACGAGCTGCTCCTGCCAGGCATCGGCCAGGTCGCCGCGGCCGAGCAGCTGCTGGAGCAGGCTGCGGATCTCGCGGCGGGTGCTCTGGATCTGGCGGCGCAGGCGGGCCAAGTCCGGAGA from the Thermithiobacillus tepidarius DSM 3134 genome contains:
- a CDS encoding endonuclease MutS2, with product MHTHLDSLDLPALRAHWLEHVSHCYGRDHVAALQPAAILTEARERLHWSEALLDLQRLGEDLPAHALPDIRPHLSAAQRPGAWLEAGDLLDVRVVLDALRDYRAALEHAAPENPLRALGQQLQAPAALAERLRQSLDEDGQVRDQASPDLARLRRQIQSTRREIRSLLQQLLGRGDLADAWQEQLVTLRAERYVLPLRATHKGRVKGIVHDRSASGETLFIEPLDVIDLNNQLITQQQDERAEVVRILRALTAAVGEAAPALLPMLTEIGRLDGVRAGLLLARGYGGELPEIDARPAFDLRTLRHPLLCLQLGPGQVVPADLALGEALRQLIVTGPNTGGKTVLLKSVGLVHVMAYLGLPIPARGRCGWFGRILTVIGDEQSIEHNLSTFSAQLLRLRLVLEQADADSLVLLDELGSGTDPREGGALGTAVAEALCQRNSLSLITTHLEALKHYALNRPGVQVASMRFDVEALRPTHQLQLGRSGESHAIDIAQRLALPEEITGRARVLLQEQESAVDRLVRERDRILNEAADARQAAAAAEAATTAARQAAEADRQAAAAARERAYEEARREWQDTLGQARRQVKQRIQQLKTGRDTTGAAQSLNELDARFQGKKPATRPQQPSRLPQPGDVGLFHPYRLPATVLQVDAEHNRIQVSARGKQLWGRLDQFEPKSGLQLPKEERAATVSRPAAEPRLQLDLRGQRRDEAEENLLRYLDEARAHGLTQVSILHGTGNGVLAEMVRAVLRADPRVKSFAMARPERGGAGVTELELS